The Symphalangus syndactylus isolate Jambi chromosome 1, NHGRI_mSymSyn1-v2.1_pri, whole genome shotgun sequence DNA segment ATGATCCGGAAATTGCAGCCTCAGCCCCCAGCCATCTGCCGgcccccccaccccaggccctaATGGGCCAGGCGGCAGGGGTTGGCAGGTAGGGGAGATGGGCTCTGAGACTATAAAGCCAGCGGGGGCCCAGCAGCCCTCAGCCCTCCAGGACAGGCTGCATCAGAAGAGGCCATCAAGCAGGTCTGTTCCAAGGGCCTTTGCGTCAGGTGGGCTCAGGGCTGCCCCACTTCGGGGTTCCAGGGTGGCTGGACCCCAGGCCCCAGCTCTGCAGCGGGGAGGACGTGGCTGGGCTCTTGAAGTGTTTGGGGGTAAGCCCAGGGGCCCCAGGGCAGGGCATCTGGCCTTCAGCCGGCCTCAGCCCTGCCTGTCTCCCAGGTCACTGTCCTTCCGCCATGGCCCTGTGGATGCGCCTCCTGCCCCTGCTGGCGCTGCTGGCCCTCTGGGGACCTGACCCAGCCCCGGCCTTTGTGAACCAGCACCTGTGCGGCTCCCACCTGGTGGAAGCTCTCTACCTAGTGTGCGGGGAACGAGGCTTCTTCTACACACCCAAGACCCGCCGGGAGGCAGAGGACCCGCAGGGTGAGCCAACCGCCCCTCGCTGCCCTTGGCCGCCCCCAGCCACCCCTTGCTCCTGGCGCTCCCACCCAGCATGGGCAGAAGGGGGCAGGAGGCTGCCACCCAGGAAGGGGGTCAggtgtacttttttaaaaaagaaatgaagttatCTTGGTCACATCCTAAAAGTGACCAGCTCCCTGTGGCCCAGTCAGAATCTCAGCCTGAGGACAGTGTTGGCTTCGGCAGCCCCGAGATACATCAGAGGGTGGGCACGCTCCTCCCTCCACTCGCCCCTCAAACAAATGCCCCACAGCCCATTTCTCCACCCTCATTTGATGACCACAGATTCAAGTGTTTTGTTAAGTACAAGTCCTGGGTGACCTGGGGTCACAGGGTGCCCCACGCTGCCTGCCTCTGGGCGAACGCCCCATCACGCCCTGAGGAGGGCATGGCTGCCTGCCCAAGTGGGCCAGACCCCTGTCGCCAGGCCTCACAGCAGCTCCGTAGTCAGGAGATGGGGAAGATGCTGGGGACAGGCCCTGGGCAGAAGTACCGGGGCCACCTGTTCAGGCTCCCGCTGTGACACCGCCCCGGGGCGGGGGAAGGAGGTAGGACATGTGGGCATTGGGGCCTGTAGGTCCACACCCAGTGTGGGTGACCCTCCCTCTAACCTGGGTCCAGCCTGGCTGGAGATGGGTGAGAGTGCGACCTAGGGCTGGTGGGTAGGCAGGCACTGTCTCTCCCTGACTGTGTCCTCCTGTGTCCCTCCGCCTCGCTGCTGTTCCTGGACCTGCTCTGCGCGGCACGCCCTGGCAgtggggcaggtggagctgggcGGGGGCCCTGGTGCAGGCAGCCTGCAGCCCTTGGCCCTGGAGGGGTCCCTGCAGAAGCGTGGTATCGTGGAACAATGCTGTACCAGCATCTGCTCCCTCTACCAGCTGGAGAACTACTGCAACTAGATGCGGCCCGCAGGTGGCCCCacaccctccgcctcctgcacTGAGAGAGATGGAATAAAGCCCTTGAACCAGCCCTGCTGTGCCGTCTGTGTGTCTTGGGGGCCCTGGGCCAAGCCCCACTTCCCACTTCCCAGCACTGTTGTGAGCCCCTCCCAGCTCTCTCCACGCTCTCTGGGTGCCCACAGGTGCCAATGCCGGCCAGGCCCAGCATGCAGTGGCTCTCCCCAAAGCGGCGATGCCTGTCAGCTGCCTGCTACCCCCACCCTGTGGCTCAGGGTCCAGTATCGGAGCTGTGGGGGTGTCTGAGGGGCCAGGACTGGTGGGGCCACTGAGAAATGACTTCTTGTTCAGTAGCTCTGGACTCTTGGCGTCCCCAGAGACCTTGTTCAGGAAAGGGAATGAGAACATTCCAGCAATTTTCCCCCCACCTAGCCCTCCCAGGTTCTATTTTTAGAGTTATTTCTGATGGAGTCCCTGtggagggaggaggctgggctgAGGGAGGGGATCCTGCAGGGCGGGGGGCTGGGAAGGTGGGGAGAGCCACCCGCTATCCCCAGCTCTGGGCAGCCCTGGGACAGTCACACACCCTGGCCTCTCGGCCCAAGCTGGCAGCCGTCTGCAGCCACAGCTTATGCCAGCCCAGGTCCAGCCAGACACCTGAGGGGCCCACCGGTGCCTTGGAGGAAGCAGGAGACGTCAGATGGCACCATGAGCCGGGGCAGGTGCGGGGACCGTGGCAGCACTGGGCGGGGCCTCAGAACCCACACCTTGGGCACCCTGGCCGTAAGGCCCTGAGGATTGCAGCCCAGGAGGACCAGGGAACCGCCAGGGCCACAAGGGCAGAGACCAGGGCCAGGGTCCCCCTGCAGCCCCTTAGCCCACCCCCTCCCAGTAAACAGGGCTGCTTGGCTGGCTTCCTTTGCTGCAGACCTGCTGCTCACCCAGAAGGGCCCACGGGCCCTGGTGATAAGGTCATTCTGGCTCCAGGTCCTTGGGTGTCCTGACACGGAGCCTCTTCTTCAGCACCCCTGAGGACAGGGTGGCTCTGCTGGGCACCCAGCCTAGTGGGCAGACGAGAACCTAGGGGCTGCCTGGGCCTACTGTGGCCTGGGAGGTCAGCGGGTGACCCTAGCTACCCTGTGGCTGGGCCGGCCTGCCTGCCACCCAGGCCAGACCAATCTGCACCTTTCCTGAGAGCTCcacccagggctgggctggggctggctgggcctggggctggcATGGGCTGTGGCTGCAGACCACTGCCAGCTTGGGCCTCGAGGCCAGGAGCTCACCCTCCAGCTGGGGACCTGGCCATTGGGGCAGCCCTGTCCCTGAAGCTCTGAGCTCGCCCCTTCCCCATGACCACATCAGCCCCCCTCCACCCAGAGATGTCACAGCCCCCAGCTAGCCCCGCCTCCAGAGTGGGGGCCAAGGCTGGGCAGGCGGGTGGACGGCCGGACACTGGCCCCGGAAGAGGAGGGAGGCGGTGGCTGGGATCGGCAGCAGCCGTCCATGGGAACACCCAGCCGGCCCCACTCGCACGGGTAGAGACAGGGGCGCCCTGCTGGAGCTGAGGTATGTGAGCTCGCGTGGGCCGGACCGGAGCAGGGCCCGGTGGGCCAGCTGGGAGGCTGCCCACCAGTCAGCCATTGGCCacactgttgccctggctgaCCCTGATGGCCAACAAGGCCGTAGGGAGTGATGGGCAGAGGCTCGTTCTGGGAGGGGAGGGTCAGTGCTCTGTAGGGGACGGTTTGTTGGAGTGGAGGGCAGCAGGAGGAGCCTTTTGGTGTCCAGGGACTCCTGGAGCTGCCCCGGCCTTCGGGGACTTACAGGGCAGCTGGCACTGGCTGGTGCTGGGGGCTGAGGACTGTCTTTTGAGGGGCCAAATTTTCTGTGACTTCTGTCCTGGGGGACCTCTGgcctgaggcctcaggaaagggCAAGGCTGCCCACCCAAAAGAGACGCAGCCATGGTTCGTGGTGCCCTCGGCTGCCCTGGGCCGGAGCTGGGGCCAGCTTTCACCTTGTTGAGACCCAGGACTCTGTCCCCCAAGCCTGTCTTCACCAGCACCTTgaccccaccccccacacactgTGTCCTGGAAAAGGTGGACATGGGAGACCAGAGCCAGGGCGAGGTATCGCCCCTCCATCCCCCCAGGCCCAGTGAGAAGCAGCTGGCCAAGACGAGCCAGTGGCAGAGGCAGCATCAGACCCAGTATCCTGTCGGGCACCACCTTGGGTGCCGGTCCCCAGATGCCCTGGCGGGGAGTGTGGATGCTCCCGGAGCCCCCAGGTCACCCCATGTGAGCCAGGCCCACAGAGCTTGGCTCTGCAACGCCTCCTGGGCCGATGCCTATGctccgccccttctgggaagctAAAAGACAGCCCTTCCGTGTCCAGAGACCTGCCTGGCCTTGGAGCCTGGGCTTCACATGCCCACTGGGCTGGCAGGGACACTCAGCTGCCTCCAGCCCCGGCGGTCACCCTGGCGTTGCGTCCATCTAACTGCTCCCCAGTCACAAGGCAGCTGCTCCCCAAGGCTCCCCAAACCTGCTGGCCCCTCTAGAAGCCTCTGCCCATTCCTGGAGGACCGGGGGCAGCCTGTATGCCATCCCACACACAGCCTTCTGTCTGGGCATCCTGCCTTCAAGCGTGCTGCGCAGGGAGGAAACTCTTATACCACATTCCTTAAGCGGAGACTGAAGCCTGGAGCCAGGCACATGGCACATGCCCCCACCCACCCAGGACACACTGCGGTGTGGCTGCCTCCAGGCTGGCTCCCTGGATTGCGTCTGCTCCTGGCATGGATAACTGGCACCTTTGTCTGGCTGTCGGGACAGTGTTTGCCTTCCCCTGTCggcagcaaatatttactgtccTCCCTCTCCAGGCCTGAGCAGACCCTGGGGGGATGACAGTGCACTCAGGGGTGCTGAGGGTAACCCCCTGCCCTTCAGGTCCTGGTGCCCAGCAGGGGTCCAGCCCAGGGAAGAGAGTGAGGCCAGGACAGGTGGTACTTAAGCCTGAGTTTCTGGGAAAGGTAGCCCTGGGCAGAACTTGGGCCGAACATCGGCCAGTGTCTGTCTCCAGCCAGGCTGTGAGGTAGCTTTTTCCAGGATGGGCACCTTTCCACAACCAGCAATGTGGCCAGGAGCTGCCATTCACAGGTGCGACCAGCAGATGGCATCAGAGCCTCACTTTTGATGCACTCCAGCCACCAGCCACGGGTCCAGGCTCCGACCACGGGTCCAGGCTCTGGCTGCCACCCAGGGTCTGAGCAGCTGCATCCTGCCCCTCCCAGGCACTCCCGGGGGCTGTGGGGCCTGTGGGGGCCCTGCCAGACACGCTTGGGGGCTGTGGGGGCCTCTGCTAGGCACTCCCGGGGACTATGGGGGTTGTGGGGGGCCCTGCTGGGCACTCTGAAGAGCATGGGGCTTAGGAATGAGAGGAGGCGTCTGAAGATGATGGGCAGGGGGGCTACAGAGGCCCCCGGCCTGCTCAGGTCCAGTCTCGGCCCCTAAGTCAAGCCTCAGGCCAGCCTCTCACCGGCCTGGGTTTCTCAGAGGGCCAGGACAAATGTTCTGGGTCTCTAATATTCCAAGAAAGCCTCTGGCTAGACTCTGAGCCCCACCTGCAGGCCCCTAGAATCACAGAGAGCCAGGGTGAGAAGACCAGGGGGCCTCCGCCCCAACCTCTTCATGGCTGAGCCCGCCGTGCCCGGTGGTGGACCAGGCTGTGGCCTTTGCTGAGGGTCTCCAGGGCCCCTGGGGGCTACTGAGGCTGGAGGCCAGCGGTGGCCAGGAGGGTCCCTCCCTCAGCCACTCAAACCGGAAGGTCCAGTCTTGGTTCCCATGTGAGGAGGGGGCTTCAGGGGCTGGGACCTGGGGGCATGGAAGGCCTGGAGCTGGGGTCGGGGCGGCTGAGGGTTAGTGCATTCCCACGCTCCCCTCCGCCAGCGCCGTGAGGAGAGGGAGGTCCACTCTGGAAAGAATGTTTGGGGGCAGGGGTAGACAGGGTCTGGGAACGCGGAGATGACACACTGGGGTGCCGCCTCCGCACCCTCCGCCCTTCCTCCCACTATTGTTTCTGGCCTCGGTTGCAGGAACAGCAAGGCAGATTCCTTCGAAAGTGGGGCCGGCCGGAGGCGGCACCCCATCGTCCCTCTTGCGGCCCAGCCGTGCTGTGCTGGCGCCAAGCTCCCCGCTGGCCTCCCACCCGCTCCTCCGCGTCCTCAGCTCACTCCTCTGCTCCCAGGTGGCCCCAGTCCCCACCCCACCTCGCTTGGACTCCTCACTTCCTGCCCATCTGCTGCTGTTGGGAGACCCTCTCCCTGACCCCAGGGACTGCTGAGGCAGCCTCCAGGCCTCCCAGTGTCCCCGAGGCTGCCCCTAGAAGCTGGCTTGGGGCTGTACCAAAAGGTCACCCCACAGTCCCCACTCTCCAAGGCAGGTTGATAGCAGGGATCTCAGGGTGCCCATGGATTGAGGACTAAGTCAGAGTCAGGGTCCCTCAGGCAGAGGGTAAGGTAGGTGGTGCCTGCCAGGCTCTCCTCACCCAGGGAGGCTGAGAATGTCTAGACCCAGGTGGCTGTGACCCCTAGGCAGTGTCACAGGGCTGCTGGGGGCTGAGCCAGAGCCAGCCCTGCCCTTGCCAGGGATGGAGACCGGCCTCGAGGAGGCCAAGCCCTGGGGGTCCACAGGCCTGTGGGCTTCGGGGAGGCTCTGCTCCCTGTGgccctgtgtggcccaggctgctgaGTCATCACAACCTCGGGGGCGCCGCGGGCCCCACATTCCGCCCAGGCCTCTCTCTGACCCCCTTCCCAGCCCATCTGTGTTTTTGGAAAACAGAGCCAGAGCCCCCGCGGCCCTGCCAGCTTGCGGCTGCTCACGCTGGGACTCAAATCGCACCCTTCTGTCTCCAAAGTCCACCTTCACTTCAAAGCTCGGTCCCACCCCAGCCCGGCCTCCACAGGGCCACCACCTGCCCACATCCAGGCCCACTGCTGCCCAGCTTCGGAGGGACCTTGGGTATCCCCTGATCCTTTCTAGAGCGCGGGGTTCCTGGCATGGGCCCGTTACACACGGGTGGCTCAGTGGGTGGTGAGGACGGGGCTGGGAGGAGATCCTGGGGACCCCATGGTGGAGGCCATGAGGCATCCAAACCCCGACTCCGGCGATGGCTGCTTCCATAGGGCCCTCTGAGCCCTGACCTCCAAGGTGCAAGGAAAGCTTTCAGGGGCAGGGGTGAGTGGAAGGTGGGCTTCCTCCCTTGCTACCTGGGGGGCGGGCCCAGGGCAGATGCTCCATGGGCACTTCCCAACCTAGGCCCAgctgtggggaaggagggagcagGCGGCTGGGCTCCAGGCATGGGGAAGAGTTGCCTGAGAactaggggagagagggagggctgGGGCACCCCATGCGAGCTCCAGCTGTACCACCAGAGCTCAGAACAGTGGAGGCAGGAGCCAGCAGgctgggaggcttcctggaggaggtgtccCAGGCCCCTGccagcactgcagccttgagcatGAGTCCACGCTGGGCTCCCGCTGCCAGGGCTGCAGACACAGCCCAGCACTGCCCATGCTGCCCTTGCCAGGGACCCATACAGAGCTAGCACCTGGGTCCTTCCCCCTGGCTGGGCATGGGGTGGCCCTGACAAAAAAGAGGGGGTAGCTGTGGCCTCAAGGTCTACAACGGGTTGTGATCTGCAGGTGCCAAGAAGCCACGGGCCCTCAGCATCCTCAGAGGGTCCACCTGAGCCAGTGTGGGGCTGAAGGGTGAGAGCTGACAGGCGGGGCTGACATCCTGGCTCTGCTGCCAGTGGCTGTGTagccttgggaaagtcacttagcatctctgggccttggtttcctcatccatCAGAAGGGAACCAAAGgaggccctgcctgcctcagctgctGGATGGTGTAGCTCAGTGATGTCTGTGAGCGGCAGGCCCTTGGGCAGCTGCGCCTCTGGCTTCAGTACACCCGTGAGCTGCTTTCTGTGCCCAGGCCTTCATATCACTGGGACAGCCCCGCCGGTGTGGTTCATGTCTGGGCACCACAGGCAAGGGGAAGCTGACATGTCCTCTGTGGGAAGTGGCAGTCCCCATGGCTACCGGGCATGCACAGGGTGTGTGGAAGGGACCTTTCAGGGAGGAGCAGCTCCCCAAGGGAGGAGCCCGGGGCTGGGGTACGGAGGCCTCTGCACATCTTAGAGTAAAACAAGcaggaggggctgggtgtggtggctcacgcctataatcccagcagtttgggaggccgaggtgggcagatcacctgaggtcgggagttcaagaccagcctgaccaacagggagaaaccccatctctactaaaactacaaaattagctgggcgtggtggcgcatgcctgtaatcccagatattcgggaggctgaggcaggagaatggcttgaacctgggaagcagaggttgcggtgagccgagatggtaccattgcactctagcctgggcaacgagagcgaaactccgtctcaaaaaaccaaaaacaaagacaaaatcaaAACAATCAAAAAAACAAGCAGAAGGGGCTCTGAGGTGCCTGTAACACCCAGGTGCCATCCGTGGCCCTGAGGCTTGTCACAGGGAAGGGGTCTTTGCAGCTCTTTCAACCCCCAGCCCAGCATCCAAGGAAGCCTAGGGCAGGGAGAAACCTCAGCTGCACCATCAGCGCTCAGAATAGAGAAGGCAGAAATTAGcagggagtggggctggggaggcttcCTGGGATAGGTGTCTCCCGCCTTGCTGCACTGAGGCCTTGAGGATGGGTCCATATGGGGCCCTCGCTGCCAGGGATGCAGATCCCGCCCAGTGCTGAAATCTGTGCTCCTGGAGCCTCCCTCCTCTTCATGGGCCACAGGCTGTGAAAACCCCAGAGTCCTCCCAGGCAgcaagttttgttttgtattttttgtttgttttgttttgagagtcttgctctgtcatccaggctagagtccaatggcgcgatctcggctcagtgcaacctctgccagcCAGCAAGTTTTGCTGGAGTAGGTGGAGGGGTCTTTGCAGAGTGCCCCCGGGCTGCCTAGGCCTGCCGCAGAGTTGCTAAGCATATGACCACCAAAAATGGTTTCGGCACCCGTGGGTAGGGGAGGCAGGGGCAAATATCACTTTACGTCAGGGGGAGGATAAAATTGAACgtttattaacattgattttgtGCCAGAGGTGGCTACCCAGACCCATCCACTGTAGCTGTGAGGttggaagggagaggggaggcatGAACTGGTTTGTCCAAGGTCATTGGCAGAGCGGGGCTGTGAACTGGGTTAGCCCCCAGGCCCCTTCTGCCCATCCGTCCTCCAAGCACTAATGTGTGAGTGGCACAGTGGGCCCCTTGGCCCTGCCAGCCCCTCGGACTGTGGCCCTATAGCCTTTGAAGGATGGCCTCACTTCCCCAGCAGAGGCAGCCTGGCCTTCCAATACCTCGATGGTGTAGGGCTCTGGGGCCACAATCTGGTGTTTTCAGGACTGGGTTGTGGGttacttcctccttttctctcaatTCCTGAGGTTTGTTAAGCGGCCCTGTAGCTATGGTCATGGCAATATGGATTCACTGGAGAGCAAGGTGCTTTCTGAAGCCGTGGATGCAATTCTCAGAAGTGGCCATATGGTGTCAGGCTCGGGCCAGATTTGGAAATCTCCACTTTACAGGTGGAGCAGGGTGGGGCTGGGAAGCGAGTTAAGAATGAAATTCAGCTCATCTGGGCTCATCCTAGGGCTGCTGCCTCTGAAAGGGAGTCTCAACGTTCTGCCCCGGGCCTCTCAGTAACGGATCTGATTTTATGTTCATGCTAATGTAGTGATTTCCTCTCTTAGAACAAAACGGATGCTTCAGAAAGGTGTTCCAGACCTATCCTGTGGCTTAGGCCCTGAGCTTTAGGATGCCCACCAGGCCACAGCCCCCTGGGGTAGGAGACACCCGAAGGGAGGAATTCCCTCAGCGCCCCCTCCCAGTCCTGTAATGCCAGGAGAGAAGCAGATAAGAGCCCCAGTTCCAAACGCAAAGGTGCAGAACCCATGGCACCCCGACACTGTAGGGAGGCGTCCTGACTTTGCCCCCAGAGTCCCCCTCCAGAGTGCCCCAAATTGCGGCGCCCAAGACCTTTGGGTTATGCCACTGTAATTCTAGAAACGGCCACCAGGTGTCAGCATAAGGCCACTTAAGAAGCTAAATGGCGAAAGCTTGGTGTAACAGATTTCTGTGGGTTCCCGAGACTCTTGTGCATGAACAAGGGTGGGCTGAGCCTCTCCCAGGCCTAAGAGGCAGTGGAGCAAGGAGGCTTTTCTATGTCGTGTCCCTCACTCCTGCATcccagtttttgtccatttcgTGGTCCCTCTCACCTGTCTCCATAAAGCACGTGTCCACCTGACCTCTGCGTGGAAAATCTGTGGGATGTATGTAGTGCTGTGGGGTCACAGCCCTCACACCCCAACTCACTGATCCCCAATGCCTCTAGTCCTGCCTCGGTGGCACCATGGCTTAGCTGCTCCCTGGGGGCCCTTTCTATCCTGACCGTTTCTCCCTGCTCTCCTTCTCCTGTTTACACATCCTGGATTCCAAGATCCTGATGGGATAAAATAGCCCTGGAGACTAGAGTGAGTTCCTCCTGGGCCCATCCAGAGATGGAATTCCAGTCCAGGGCAGAGTCTGGATTCAAGACACCATTGTGGGCCTGGGAGGCTCCAGGTTTCCAGGAGTTTGACCTGTGGGCTGCTTCCCTTTCAGCCCCTTAGCTGCCCACCTCCTCAACCTGGGGACTCTTCATTTGGGGTGCATCCCATGGAATCACTTCATCTGGCTTGGTGTCAGCCCTTCACTCTCTCTAGGTCCATCTGCAGCTTGGAAAGTCCCAGCCAAGTGTCTCCAGAAGGCTCTGGCAGTCGCTCTTTGCAACATTTGGGCATCTTGCAGCAGACACTGGGACCAGCACATGCTGTGGGGTCTCTAAGCCATAGCGCCCCAGAGCAAGGGCTGCTTCATGCTGACCTCCttgtatctttgttttgtttctttccctgagtctttattttgtgtcttctcttcCTGCAGACTTGAGGAAGAGGTGTCAAATTCCCAGTAAGACTTGATCTAATCTAGTGGATGATTCTATCTGAACCCTCCCTGAGCTGCTGCCAGCTCTGAGTCTGTGCTTTAGCTGGAAAGACTGTGAACCCATTCAGTGCTCTGGACTCAACAGGGTCATTAACATCCCTCCCCACCCAAAAGCCGAGTGAAAAATcccattttccttcctcccttgggAGGGCATGGCTCTGGGGCATCTACGTCTTATTTGAGACATCCCCCAACACACGCCAGATTTGAATCCCCTTCAAGTCCCTCTTCCCTGCTGAAATCCTTGTCATCCCCACTAGATGTCCTATTCCTCCAGCTAATGAAGGGATTTAAGATGAGGGcttgaaagaaaaagggagaggggACAATTAAATCCCAACACAGGCTAGTAAGGCTAAACACACTGAAGGTGGTTGGGGTGCATGGGTGTTGGGAGGGTGGGGACTGGTGGCTCTCTGGAAAGTACGCGTCTTTGCCTCTTCTTGAGTCTTTGCTGGCTTGGGGAAGAGGTTAGAAATTTCCAGTGTAATTTAGTCCAATCTGATGGATGCTTCTATATGAACCCTCACCCAGCTGCTGTCAGCTTTGAGTCTGTGCTTTAGTTACAAAGGCTGCGAACTTGTCCAATCGCCCAATCCAGAAATGCCTGCAAGTGCCACTTTCAGTAGTGTCATTAGAGCTTAGTACCACACATGGAGTGTCCGAGGTCAGATCAGACGTGACCAGTGAAGTGAAAAACCCCCCAGCTGAGTACCTTGCTCATTGAAGATGGGAGGACATAACTGCACAGTACATAACTGTACTGGGAGCACCTAAAATTCAATTTTTCTGCTCATTCTTGAACCCTGCTTTGTCCCCCTTATTCCCGCCCCCCCCATTTTACCAGTGCCACGTCCACCAACATTCCGGGGTGTCAAGTAACTGCCAAGTGTCACTCTAAGTAAAGCTACACCCAC contains these protein-coding regions:
- the INS gene encoding insulin isoform X2, which translates into the protein MGSETIKPAGAQQPSALQDRLHQKRPSSRSVPRAFASGHCPSAMALWMRLLPLLALLALWGPDPAPAFVNQHLCGSHLVEALYLVCGERGFFYTPKTRREAEDPQVGQVELGGGPGAGSLQPLALEGSLQKRGIVEQCCTSICSLYQLENYCN
- the INS gene encoding insulin isoform X3, which encodes MALWMRLLPLLALLALWGPDPAPAFVNQHLCGSHLVEALYLVCGERGFFYTPKTRREAEDPQVGQVELGGGPGAGSLQPLALEGSLQKRGIVEQCCTSICSLYQLENYCN